The following proteins are co-located in the Streptomyces sp. NBC_01198 genome:
- a CDS encoding DUF58 domain-containing protein yields MASPAVPPPPAHPPWQPPQPPQAGEPGDPGGGRPAGTGGFRTALGGLTTRGRSFVAAGVAAAICAYVLGQPDLLRVGLLLAVLPLVCVAVLYRTRYRVAGSRRLSPSRVPAMSEARVHLRVDNVSRIPTGLLMLQDRVPYVLGPRPRFVLDRVEPGGHREVSYRVRSDLRGRYPLGPLQLRLTDPFGMCELTRSFSSYDTLTVVPRVEPLPPVRLAGEANGYGESRTRALAFAGEDDVIPRGYRHGDDLRRVHWRSTAKYGELMVRREEQPHRARCTVLLDTRARAYFGSGPDSAFEWAVSGAASVSTHMLERGYAVRLLTDTGSSVPGPEGTAGFGGDSSDMAGVLLDTLAVVTHSDGETLSAAYETLRSASEGLVVAFLGDLDEEQAAGVARIRQRAGGAVAFVLDSDGWVAVDDAGRLVPVDDAQAVPAEEQNGTRRAVRMLREAGWTVVEVAAGDALPELWQRADRYRTREESPDSPQGRHEAGATT; encoded by the coding sequence ATGGCCTCCCCCGCCGTTCCCCCGCCGCCCGCGCACCCGCCGTGGCAGCCCCCGCAGCCGCCGCAGGCGGGCGAGCCCGGCGACCCCGGCGGCGGGCGCCCCGCGGGCACCGGCGGCTTCCGTACCGCCCTCGGCGGGCTCACCACCCGCGGCAGGTCCTTCGTGGCCGCCGGTGTCGCCGCCGCGATATGCGCGTACGTGCTCGGGCAGCCCGACCTGCTGCGGGTCGGCCTGCTGCTCGCGGTGCTGCCGCTGGTGTGCGTCGCGGTGCTCTACCGCACCCGCTACCGGGTCGCGGGCAGCCGCCGCCTGTCGCCGTCCCGGGTGCCCGCGATGTCGGAGGCCCGGGTGCACCTGCGGGTGGACAACGTCTCGCGGATCCCCACCGGCCTGCTGATGCTCCAGGACCGGGTGCCGTACGTCCTCGGGCCGCGCCCGCGCTTCGTCCTCGACCGGGTCGAGCCCGGCGGGCACCGCGAGGTGTCCTACCGGGTGCGCTCCGACCTGCGCGGCCGCTACCCGCTCGGGCCGCTGCAACTGCGGCTCACCGACCCGTTCGGCATGTGCGAGCTGACCCGCTCCTTCAGCTCCTACGACACCCTCACCGTCGTCCCGCGGGTCGAGCCGCTGCCGCCGGTGCGGCTGGCCGGCGAGGCCAACGGCTACGGCGAGAGCCGCACCAGGGCGCTGGCCTTCGCCGGCGAGGACGACGTCATCCCGCGCGGCTACCGGCACGGCGACGACCTGCGCCGGGTGCACTGGCGCTCGACCGCGAAGTACGGCGAGCTGATGGTGCGCCGCGAGGAGCAGCCGCACCGGGCGCGCTGCACGGTGCTGCTCGACACCCGCGCCCGGGCCTACTTCGGCTCCGGACCCGACTCGGCCTTCGAATGGGCGGTGTCCGGCGCCGCGTCGGTGTCCACCCACATGCTGGAGCGCGGCTACGCGGTCCGGCTGCTGACCGACACCGGCAGCAGCGTGCCCGGGCCCGAGGGCACCGCCGGATTCGGCGGCGACTCCTCGGACATGGCGGGCGTCCTGCTCGACACCCTCGCGGTGGTGACCCATTCAGACGGCGAGACACTGTCGGCGGCGTACGAGACGCTGCGGTCGGCGAGCGAGGGACTGGTCGTGGCCTTCCTCGGCGACCTGGACGAGGAGCAGGCGGCCGGTGTCGCCCGGATAAGGCAACGGGCGGGCGGCGCGGTCGCGTTCGTGCTGGACAGCGACGGCTGGGTGGCCGTGGACGACGCCGGGCGGCTGGTGCCGGTCGACGACGCGCAGGCCGTACCCGCCGAGGAGCAGAACGGCACCAGGCGCGCGGTGCGGATGCTGCGCGAGGCGGGTTGGACGGTGGTGGAGGTCGCGGCCGGCGACGCGCTGCCGGAACTGTGGCAGCGGGCCGACCGTTACCGCACGCGGGAGGAGTCCCCGGACTCGCCCCAGGGACGGCACGAAGCGGGGGCGACGACATGA
- a CDS encoding AAA family ATPase, whose amino-acid sequence MTTFDARASLSDLTTTADRVRRSVENVIEGKPEVVRVALTVLLAEGHLLIEDVPGVGKTMLSKALARSIDCSVRRIQFTPDLLPSDITGVSVFDQQQRDFEFKPGAIFAQIVVGDEINRASPKTQSALLESMEERQVTVDGTTYELPSPFMVIATQNPVEMEGTYPLPEAQRDRFTARVSIGYPSPDAELKMLDTHGGVSPLDDLQPVAHAHEIVKLIEAVRQVHVADPVRRYAVTLVGATREHPDLRLGASPRATLHLIRAARASAALDGRDFVLPDDVQALASAVLAHRLLPTAQAQLNRRTPEQVVAEILQRVPVPDPSAGRRPGMPGSRGL is encoded by the coding sequence GTGACGACCTTTGATGCACGCGCAAGCCTGAGTGATCTGACCACGACCGCGGACCGGGTTCGCCGCAGTGTGGAGAACGTGATCGAGGGCAAGCCCGAGGTCGTACGGGTTGCGCTGACGGTCCTGCTGGCGGAGGGGCACCTGCTGATCGAGGACGTGCCGGGCGTCGGCAAGACGATGCTGTCCAAGGCGCTGGCACGTTCGATCGACTGCTCGGTGCGGCGGATCCAGTTCACGCCCGACCTGCTGCCCTCCGACATCACCGGGGTGAGCGTCTTCGACCAGCAGCAGCGGGACTTCGAGTTCAAGCCCGGCGCGATCTTCGCGCAGATCGTGGTGGGCGACGAGATCAACCGTGCCTCGCCCAAGACGCAGTCGGCGCTGCTGGAGTCGATGGAGGAGCGCCAGGTCACCGTCGACGGCACCACCTACGAACTGCCCAGCCCCTTCATGGTGATCGCCACCCAGAACCCGGTGGAGATGGAGGGCACCTACCCGCTGCCCGAGGCCCAGCGGGACCGCTTCACCGCCCGGGTGTCCATCGGCTACCCGAGCCCGGACGCCGAGCTGAAGATGCTGGACACCCACGGCGGGGTCTCGCCGCTCGACGACCTCCAGCCGGTCGCGCACGCCCACGAGATCGTCAAGCTCATCGAGGCGGTCCGCCAGGTGCACGTCGCCGACCCGGTGCGGCGCTACGCGGTGACCCTGGTCGGCGCCACCCGCGAGCACCCCGACCTGCGGCTCGGCGCCTCGCCCCGGGCCACCCTGCACCTGATCAGGGCGGCCAGGGCCTCCGCCGCCCTGGACGGCCGGGACTTCGTCCTGCCCGACGACGTGCAGGCGCTGGCCTCCGCGGTCCTGGCGCACCGGCTGCTGCCGACCGCGCAGGCCCAGCTCAACCGGCGCACCCCGGAGCAGGTGGTGGCCGAGATCCTGCAGCGCGTCCCGGTCCCGGACCCGTCGGCCGGCCGCCGGCCGGGCATGCCGGGCTCCCGGGGCCTGTGA
- a CDS encoding beta-class carbonic anhydrase has product MSISAAGGPSETSAPATASVTDRLVDANARYAAEFHDPGMDARPVLKVAVVACMDARIDLHKALGLALGDCHTIRNAGGVVTDDTIRSLTISQRALGTRSVVLIHHTNCGMQSITEDFRGELEREVGQRPTWAVESFTDLDQDVRQSIARVRTSPFLAHTDDVRGFVFDVHTGLLREITNK; this is encoded by the coding sequence ATGTCGATATCTGCTGCAGGCGGGCCCTCCGAGACCTCGGCACCCGCCACCGCGTCGGTCACCGACCGACTGGTTGACGCCAACGCGCGGTACGCCGCCGAATTCCACGACCCGGGCATGGACGCCAGGCCGGTGCTCAAGGTCGCCGTCGTGGCCTGCATGGACGCCCGGATCGACCTGCACAAGGCCCTCGGCCTCGCTCTCGGCGACTGCCACACCATCCGCAACGCCGGCGGGGTGGTCACCGACGACACGATCCGCTCGCTGACCATCAGCCAGCGCGCCCTGGGCACCCGGTCGGTCGTGCTGATCCACCACACCAACTGCGGGATGCAGAGCATCACCGAGGACTTCCGCGGCGAGCTGGAGCGCGAGGTCGGCCAGCGGCCGACCTGGGCGGTGGAGTCGTTCACCGACCTCGACCAGGACGTCAGGCAGTCCATCGCCAGGGTCAGGACCTCGCCCTTCCTCGCCCACACCGACGACGTCAGGGGCTTCGTCTTCGACGTCCACACCGGCCTGCTGCGGGAAATCACGAACAAGTAA
- the mraZ gene encoding division/cell wall cluster transcriptional repressor MraZ, with translation MFLGTYTPRLDDKHRLVLPARFREPLAEGLVITRGQERCLCVWPVDGFKAATEQLSAAPLTSKSARDYLRVLFAGAHDEIPDRQGRVTVPQPLREYAGLVRDCAVIGANSRVEIWSATAWADYLAAQEDTFSALSKEVPPGLL, from the coding sequence ATGTTCCTCGGGACGTACACCCCGCGGCTGGACGACAAGCATCGCCTGGTGCTGCCCGCCCGCTTCCGCGAGCCCCTGGCCGAGGGGCTGGTGATCACCCGCGGGCAGGAGCGGTGCCTGTGCGTCTGGCCGGTCGACGGCTTCAAGGCGGCCACCGAGCAGCTGTCCGCGGCACCGCTGACCTCGAAGTCCGCCCGTGACTACCTGCGGGTGCTGTTCGCCGGCGCGCACGACGAGATCCCCGACCGGCAGGGCCGGGTGACCGTCCCGCAGCCGCTGCGGGAGTACGCGGGTCTGGTCCGCGACTGCGCGGTGATCGGTGCCAACAGCCGGGTGGAGATCTGGTCGGCGACCGCCTGGGCCGATTATCTGGCGGCGCAGGAGGACACGTTTTCGGCCCTGTCGAAGGAGGTTCCGCCCGGATTACTGTGA
- the rsmH gene encoding 16S rRNA (cytosine(1402)-N(4))-methyltransferase RsmH has protein sequence MSDTSPQPPEPRHVPVMLRRCLDLLGPALAAPGAVVVDATLGLGGHSEALLSTFPAVRLIALDRDPEALKLSGRRLARFGDRATLVHAVYDELPDVLAGLSVPRVQGVLFDLGVSSMQLDEADRGFAYAQDAPLDMRMDQTTGISAAEVLNTYPPGDLVRILRSYGEEKFARKIVDAVVRQRDAEPFGNSARLVELIRDALPQAAKRTGGNPAKRTFQALRIEVNGELTVLERAVPAAVGALAVGGRIAVLAYHSLEDRLVKQVFAAGAANTAPPGLPVVPEQYQPRLRLLTRGAELPTEDEIAENRRAAPARLRGAERIREEAR, from the coding sequence ATGAGCGACACCTCCCCGCAGCCACCGGAGCCACGGCACGTCCCGGTGATGCTGCGGCGCTGCCTCGACCTGCTGGGGCCCGCGCTGGCTGCACCCGGCGCCGTCGTCGTGGACGCCACGCTGGGCCTCGGCGGGCACAGCGAGGCGCTGCTGAGCACCTTCCCCGCCGTCCGGCTGATCGCGCTGGACCGCGACCCCGAGGCGCTCAAGCTCTCGGGCCGGCGGCTGGCCCGCTTCGGCGACCGGGCCACCCTGGTGCACGCGGTCTACGACGAGCTGCCTGACGTCCTGGCCGGGCTGTCGGTGCCGCGCGTGCAGGGCGTGCTCTTCGACCTCGGCGTGTCGTCCATGCAGCTCGACGAGGCCGACCGCGGCTTCGCCTACGCGCAGGACGCCCCGCTGGACATGCGGATGGACCAGACCACCGGGATCAGCGCCGCCGAGGTGCTCAACACCTACCCGCCGGGCGACCTGGTCCGCATCCTGCGCAGCTACGGCGAGGAGAAGTTCGCCCGCAAGATCGTGGACGCGGTGGTGCGGCAGCGGGACGCCGAGCCGTTCGGCAACAGCGCCAGGCTGGTCGAACTGATCAGGGACGCGCTGCCGCAGGCCGCCAAGCGCACCGGCGGCAATCCGGCCAAGCGCACCTTCCAGGCGCTGCGGATCGAGGTCAACGGCGAGCTGACGGTGCTGGAGCGGGCCGTGCCCGCTGCGGTCGGCGCGCTCGCGGTGGGCGGCCGGATCGCGGTGCTCGCCTACCACTCGCTGGAGGACCGGCTGGTCAAGCAGGTCTTCGCGGCCGGCGCGGCGAACACCGCACCGCCGGGGCTGCCCGTGGTGCCCGAGCAGTACCAGCCGCGGTTGCGGCTGCTCACCCGTGGCGCGGAACTGCCCACCGAGGACGAGATCGCCGAGAACCGGCGGGCCGCGCCCGCCCGGCTGCGCGGCGCCGAGCGGATCCGCGAGGAGGCCAGGTGA
- a CDS encoding peptidoglycan D,D-transpeptidase FtsI family protein produces MAVALTLVMGVFVVRLLQVQAVDASAYASKAAVNRWVTHDVTADRGTITDRSGVALAATVDAYDITADPYLFTPEQAKVKDAPAQAAELLAPIVGGDPTTIARQLSTPGSRYQLLARQQSPQAWNQISDLKKALAAKAVNHPGADVLAGVFSEPHTKRVYPGGDLAAGVLGFVNGKGSGGGGLETMLDKQLAGRNGKIRYAQSNGRQVPTAGVQEQPAVPGSDVELTLDRDIQWAAQSAISAQVTKSRADRGYVTVMDNRTGQVLAMADAPGFDPGDLTHADPEALGNAAMQDAYEPGSVSKLMSMAAIIDTGTATPTTHVVVPGTLPRADRVFHDDVDHGTWYLTLNGVLAKSSNIGTIEASGRLGKTQPEANRVLYSYLKKFGLGEPSGVGFPGETPGILAKPQDWNASQQYTIPFGQGLSLNALQATSVYATIANGGVRVEPSLIRGITGPDGRFVPAAPPKKTRVVSTQTARTLSTMLESVVGSEQGTGVNARIDGYRVAGKTGTANRVDPKTGTYKGYTASFMGFAPADDPRVTVSCVIQNPTKGSYFGGSICGPVFKQVMEFALKTLQVPPSGVPAPKLPITFDPADAVAPATQPTGARAR; encoded by the coding sequence GTGGCGGTGGCGCTCACGCTGGTGATGGGCGTGTTCGTGGTGCGCCTGCTCCAGGTGCAGGCGGTCGACGCGTCGGCGTACGCGTCGAAGGCCGCGGTGAACCGCTGGGTCACCCACGACGTGACCGCGGACCGCGGCACGATCACCGACCGCTCGGGCGTGGCGCTGGCCGCCACCGTGGACGCGTACGACATCACCGCTGACCCGTATCTGTTCACCCCCGAGCAGGCGAAGGTCAAGGACGCCCCGGCGCAGGCGGCGGAGCTGCTCGCGCCGATCGTCGGCGGCGACCCGACGACGATCGCCCGGCAGCTGTCCACCCCGGGCTCGCGCTACCAGCTGCTGGCCCGGCAGCAGTCCCCGCAGGCCTGGAACCAGATCTCCGACCTGAAGAAGGCGCTCGCCGCCAAGGCGGTGAACCATCCCGGCGCCGACGTGCTGGCCGGGGTGTTCAGCGAGCCGCACACCAAGCGGGTCTACCCCGGCGGCGACCTCGCCGCCGGAGTGCTCGGCTTCGTCAACGGCAAGGGCAGCGGCGGCGGCGGCCTGGAGACGATGCTGGACAAGCAGCTGGCCGGCCGGAACGGCAAGATCCGCTACGCCCAGTCCAACGGCCGCCAGGTCCCCACCGCCGGCGTCCAGGAGCAGCCCGCGGTGCCCGGTTCTGACGTGGAGCTGACCTTGGACCGGGACATCCAGTGGGCGGCGCAGAGCGCGATCAGCGCCCAGGTGACCAAGTCCAGGGCCGACCGCGGCTACGTCACCGTGATGGACAACAGGACCGGCCAGGTGCTGGCGATGGCCGACGCCCCCGGCTTCGACCCGGGCGACCTGACGCACGCCGACCCCGAGGCGCTCGGCAACGCCGCGATGCAGGACGCGTACGAGCCGGGCAGCGTCAGCAAGCTGATGTCGATGGCCGCGATCATCGACACCGGCACCGCGACGCCCACCACCCACGTCGTCGTGCCCGGCACCCTGCCGCGCGCGGACCGGGTCTTCCACGACGACGTCGACCACGGCACCTGGTATCTGACGCTGAACGGGGTGCTCGCCAAGTCCAGCAACATCGGCACGATCGAGGCCAGCGGGCGGCTCGGCAAGACCCAGCCGGAGGCCAACCGGGTGCTGTACTCGTACCTGAAGAAGTTCGGCCTCGGCGAGCCCAGCGGCGTCGGCTTCCCCGGCGAGACCCCCGGCATCCTGGCCAAGCCGCAGGACTGGAACGCCTCGCAGCAGTACACGATCCCGTTCGGCCAGGGCCTGTCGCTGAACGCGCTGCAGGCCACCTCGGTCTACGCGACCATCGCCAACGGCGGCGTCCGGGTCGAGCCGAGCCTGATCCGCGGCATCACCGGACCCGACGGGCGCTTCGTGCCGGCCGCGCCGCCGAAGAAGACCCGGGTGGTCAGCACGCAGACCGCCAGGACGCTCTCCACCATGCTGGAGTCGGTCGTCGGCAGCGAGCAGGGCACCGGCGTCAACGCCCGGATCGACGGCTACCGGGTCGCCGGCAAGACCGGTACGGCCAACCGGGTGGACCCGAAAACCGGCACGTACAAGGGCTACACCGCGTCCTTCATGGGCTTCGCGCCGGCCGACGACCCGCGGGTCACCGTCTCCTGCGTCATCCAGAACCCGACGAAGGGCAGCTACTTCGGCGGCTCGATCTGCGGCCCGGTCTTCAAACAGGTGATGGAATTCGCCCTCAAGACGCTCCAGGTGCCGCCGTCCGGCGTCCCCGCGCCGAAGCTGCCGATCACCTTCGACCCGGCGGACGCGGTGGCCCCCGCGACCCAGCCGACCGGCGCCAGGGCGCGGTGA
- a CDS encoding UDP-N-acetylmuramoyl-L-alanyl-D-glutamate--2,6-diaminopimelate ligase has translation MAGTDRDQPGAVSGTRRDPRRPHPACFGPEPGPPGNLTAVPNPDQATLTQPGPPRPTRVRPKPLADLARRLGIPDPGGDAAVTGITHDSRAVRPGDLYTALPGARFHGADFAAQAAAAGAAAVLTDPAGAERAAATGLPVLTVADPRSEMGALAAAVYDGPGEALLKIGITGTSGKTTTAYLVEGGLRAATGGGTGLVGTVETRIGDERIKSERTTPEATDLQALFAVMRERGVGSLVMEVSSHALVLGRVDGAVFDVAVFTNLSPEHMEFHSGMEDYFQAKAQLFTPRRSRLGVVNLDDEYGRRLVAEATVPLVTFSAQGRLDADWRAEDVEADLAGSTFTVIGPKGERLAATAPLPGPFNVANTLAAVTALAAAGLDPQSAAEGVAAVPGVPGRLERVDAGQPYLAVVDYAHKTDAVESVLRALRKTTRGRIHAVLGCGGDRDTTKRGPMGAALARLADTAVLTSDNPRSEDPLAILATMLAGASEVPAEQRARVVVEPDRAAAVAAAVAAAEPGDIVLVAGKGHEQGQDIAGEVRPFDDREVLRAAIEKDRKAS, from the coding sequence ATGGCAGGCACCGACCGTGACCAGCCCGGCGCTGTCAGCGGCACGCGGCGCGACCCGCGCCGGCCGCACCCGGCCTGTTTTGGCCCGGAGCCCGGCCCGCCCGGTAACCTCACCGCCGTGCCCAACCCTGATCAAGCCACCCTCACCCAGCCGGGCCCGCCGCGCCCGACACGGGTCCGGCCGAAACCGCTGGCGGACCTCGCCCGGCGGCTCGGCATCCCGGACCCCGGCGGTGACGCCGCTGTCACCGGCATCACCCACGACTCGCGCGCGGTCCGCCCGGGCGACCTCTACACCGCCTTGCCCGGCGCCCGTTTCCACGGCGCCGACTTCGCGGCCCAGGCGGCCGCCGCGGGAGCCGCGGCCGTGCTCACCGATCCGGCGGGCGCCGAGCGGGCCGCCGCGACCGGCCTGCCGGTGCTGACCGTCGCCGACCCCAGATCGGAGATGGGCGCGCTGGCCGCGGCCGTCTACGACGGGCCCGGCGAGGCGCTGCTGAAGATCGGCATCACCGGGACCTCCGGTAAGACCACGACCGCGTATCTGGTCGAGGGCGGGCTGCGGGCCGCCACCGGCGGCGGTACGGGCCTGGTCGGCACGGTCGAGACCCGGATCGGCGACGAGCGCATCAAGAGCGAGCGCACCACGCCGGAGGCCACCGACCTGCAGGCGCTGTTCGCGGTGATGCGCGAGCGCGGTGTCGGCTCGCTCGTCATGGAGGTCTCCAGCCACGCCCTGGTGCTCGGCCGGGTCGACGGCGCCGTCTTCGACGTGGCCGTCTTCACCAACCTCAGCCCGGAGCACATGGAGTTCCACTCCGGCATGGAGGACTACTTCCAGGCCAAGGCGCAGCTGTTCACCCCGCGGCGCAGCCGGCTCGGCGTGGTGAACCTGGACGACGAGTACGGCCGCCGGCTGGTCGCCGAGGCCACCGTGCCGCTGGTGACCTTCTCGGCGCAGGGCCGGCTGGACGCCGACTGGCGGGCCGAGGACGTCGAGGCCGACCTGGCGGGCAGCACCTTCACGGTGATCGGCCCCAAGGGCGAGCGGCTGGCGGCCACCGCGCCGCTGCCCGGCCCCTTCAACGTCGCGAACACCCTCGCCGCCGTCACCGCGCTGGCCGCCGCCGGCCTGGACCCGCAGAGCGCCGCCGAGGGCGTCGCCGCCGTCCCCGGGGTGCCGGGCCGGCTGGAGCGGGTCGACGCCGGGCAGCCGTATCTCGCCGTGGTGGACTACGCGCACAAGACCGACGCCGTGGAGTCCGTGCTGCGGGCGCTGCGCAAGACCACCCGCGGCCGGATCCACGCCGTGCTGGGCTGCGGCGGCGACCGCGACACCACCAAGCGCGGCCCGATGGGCGCCGCGCTGGCCAGGCTGGCCGACACCGCCGTCCTGACGTCGGACAACCCGCGTTCCGAGGACCCGCTGGCGATCCTCGCCACGATGCTGGCAGGGGCCTCCGAGGTGCCCGCCGAGCAGCGCGCCCGGGTCGTCGTCGAACCCGACAGGGCCGCCGCGGTGGCCGCCGCCGTCGCCGCGGCCGAGCCCGGCGACATCGTGCTGGTGGCGGGCAAGGGCCACGAGCAGGGCCAGGACATCGCCGGAGAGGTGCGCCCCTTCGACGACCGAGAGGTGCTGCGCGCCGCGATCGAGAAGGACCGGAAAGCATCGTGA
- a CDS encoding UDP-N-acetylmuramoyl-tripeptide--D-alanyl-D-alanine ligase: MIPLSLAEVARAVGGSTHDIPDDSLMVTGPVIRDSREAVPGALFVAFAGERADGHDFAAQVVQAGAVAVLASRPVGVPAIVVEDVQAALGALARHVIDRLGATVVALTGSAGKTSTKDLMAQLLERLAPTVYTPGSLNNEIGLPLTALQADEGTRHLVLEMGARGIGHIAYLTGLTPPRIGVVLNVGSAHIGEFGGKEQIAQAKGELVESLPDGHDGGIAVLNADDPLVLAMAARTKARVVLFGESEQADVRATDITLNDRGQAVFSLRTPTGCADVTLRLYGEHHVSNALAAAAVASELGMPAGEIAIALSAAGPLSHWRMEVTERPDGVTVVNDAYNANPESMRAALRALAAMGRSAQAAGGRTWAVLGKMAELGGEALAEHDAVGRLVVRLNVSKLVAVGGTEAGWLQLGAYNEGSWGEESVHVSDAEAAIDLLRAEVRPGDVVLVKASRSVGLEAVALALTGGGSGGTAAREGAAR, from the coding sequence GTGATCCCCCTTTCCCTCGCCGAGGTCGCACGTGCGGTCGGCGGGAGCACGCACGACATACCGGACGACAGCCTGATGGTGACGGGGCCGGTGATCCGGGACTCCCGAGAGGCGGTGCCCGGCGCGCTCTTCGTGGCCTTCGCCGGTGAGCGGGCCGACGGCCACGACTTCGCCGCCCAGGTGGTCCAGGCGGGCGCGGTGGCGGTGCTCGCCTCCCGCCCGGTCGGTGTGCCCGCGATCGTGGTCGAGGACGTGCAGGCCGCGCTGGGCGCCCTGGCCCGGCACGTCATCGACCGGCTGGGCGCCACCGTGGTCGCACTGACCGGCTCCGCGGGCAAGACCAGCACCAAGGACCTGATGGCGCAGCTGCTCGAGCGGCTGGCGCCGACCGTCTACACCCCCGGGTCGCTGAACAACGAGATCGGCCTGCCGCTGACCGCGCTGCAGGCCGACGAGGGCACCCGGCACCTGGTGCTGGAGATGGGCGCCCGCGGCATCGGCCACATCGCGTATCTGACCGGGCTGACACCGCCGCGCATCGGTGTGGTCCTCAACGTCGGAAGTGCCCACATCGGCGAGTTCGGCGGCAAGGAGCAGATCGCCCAGGCCAAGGGCGAACTGGTCGAGTCGCTGCCGGACGGGCACGACGGTGGCATCGCCGTACTGAACGCCGACGATCCGCTGGTGCTGGCCATGGCGGCTCGTACAAAGGCCCGGGTGGTGCTCTTCGGGGAGAGCGAGCAGGCGGACGTCCGGGCGACCGATATCACCCTCAACGACCGAGGTCAGGCGGTCTTCAGCCTCCGAACACCCACCGGGTGCGCCGACGTGACCTTGCGCCTGTACGGTGAGCACCACGTGTCGAACGCGCTCGCCGCAGCCGCCGTCGCCAGTGAACTCGGCATGCCCGCAGGGGAGATCGCCATCGCGCTCTCCGCGGCAGGACCGTTGTCGCACTGGCGGATGGAGGTCACCGAGCGCCCCGACGGCGTGACGGTCGTCAACGACGCCTACAACGCGAACCCCGAATCCATGAGGGCAGCCCTGCGCGCACTCGCCGCGATGGGCAGGTCCGCACAGGCCGCGGGGGGACGGACGTGGGCGGTGCTGGGAAAGATGGCCGAACTGGGCGGGGAAGCTCTCGCCGAGCACGACGCGGTGGGGCGGCTGGTCGTCCGGCTCAACGTCAGCAAGCTCGTTGCGGTCGGCGGTACGGAAGCCGGGTGGCTGCAATTGGGCGCCTATAACGAGGGTTCGTGGGGTGAGGAGTCGGTGCACGTGTCCGACGCGGAGGCGGCGATCGACCTGTTGCGCGCAGAGGTGCGCCCAGGTGACGTCGTGCTGGTGAAGGCATCACGGT